From Deinococcus aestuarii, one genomic window encodes:
- a CDS encoding uracil-DNA glycosylase, with the protein MTDQPSLFDPPPQPDAAPTIYLPGGWDEVLAGETAKPFFRDLLAFVAREREAGPVYPAEGDVFNALAYTPYDGVKVLILGQDPYHGAGQAHGLSFSVRPGVRPPPSLQNIYKELRDDVGFKPPKHGYLVPWARQGVLLLNAVLTVRQAEPNSHAGKGWESFTDAVIRAVNAKPQRVVFVLWGAYARKKAKLITGKQHVIIESAHPSPLSVAKFLGTKPFSKVNAALEEAGETPIDWQLPEKAEE; encoded by the coding sequence ATGACCGACCAGCCCAGCCTGTTCGACCCGCCGCCACAGCCGGACGCCGCCCCCACCATCTACCTCCCCGGCGGCTGGGACGAGGTGCTTGCCGGAGAGACCGCCAAGCCCTTCTTCCGTGACCTCCTCGCCTTCGTGGCCCGTGAGCGTGAGGCGGGGCCCGTCTACCCGGCGGAAGGGGACGTGTTCAACGCGCTCGCCTACACGCCCTACGACGGGGTCAAGGTCCTCATCCTCGGCCAGGACCCCTACCACGGGGCGGGGCAGGCGCACGGCCTGAGCTTCAGCGTGCGGCCCGGGGTGCGCCCGCCGCCCAGCCTCCAGAACATCTACAAGGAGCTGCGCGACGATGTGGGCTTCAAGCCACCCAAGCACGGTTACCTCGTGCCGTGGGCGCGCCAGGGCGTGTTGCTCCTCAACGCCGTCCTCACCGTGCGGCAGGCTGAGCCCAACAGCCACGCGGGGAAGGGGTGGGAAAGTTTCACCGACGCCGTGATCCGCGCCGTGAACGCCAAGCCGCAGCGGGTGGTCTTCGTCCTGTGGGGTGCCTACGCCCGCAAGAAGGCGAAGCTCATCACGGGCAAGCAGCATGTCATCATCGAGTCGGCGCACCCCAGCCCCCTGAGCGTGGCGAAGTTCCTGGGCACCAAGCCCTTTTCCAAGGTAAACGCCGCGCTGGAGGAGGCGGGGGAAACGCCGATTGACTGGCAACTCCCGGAGAAGGCGGAGGAATGA
- a CDS encoding V-type ATP synthase subunit I produces MINPMQQVVIATRKRGSEAVITALQDAGVLHLKPITGGPLNTGTLAGQDAQSRREDERLLARAESTLAELGAYRPAPAPLPSQSEWESVVEGAAGPVSALARSRQDLQADLDAEASYGDAVRALSRLAGGLDRSRRLSLVPFLLQPSDNLGELDAALRTALPDRYALATETVGQNRVGLIATLRADRDAARGALGRVRLGELRLPGRFDGMPLSEAAAELERIREGGAERQRRLNEDRDRLAGAHGPVLFAVRDALKDRVAIHDVRAVSARGKYSLAMQGYVPADRVPALTAALGTFGDAVSFELHPVDEHHDAGVPVQLKNNSYVRPFQVVMGLMSLPKYGTFDPTWVIAVFFPLFFGIIIADIGYGLLFLLFGLWLLGKARRNEGWDLSFFGAYVPPATLRNLGFVTNVMAAWSIVWGFLTGEFFGTLLEHLHFFYINPELLNNLWGWTGIRYPEEGSHSGLIPILFPRLETSYFSNVALVFALLFGVLQVLWGWGIRIQQGLKHRDTTHTWEGIALFGGVGALICLAFATRAGQDFGQFTNFANPLVWLMYLGFALFIVGYLRVLRHYPLLPIELLSQGGAVVSYARIFAVGLVSAILARLCTDVGWSLFERIGFLGLILGIVLGAVLHFFVLALTLIGHIIQPLRLHMVEFLNPTGFNAETSPAYNPLRRLSPASGQAK; encoded by the coding sequence GTGATCAACCCCATGCAGCAGGTCGTGATCGCCACCCGCAAGCGGGGCAGCGAGGCGGTCATCACGGCGCTGCAAGACGCCGGGGTCCTCCACCTCAAGCCCATCACGGGCGGACCCCTGAACACCGGCACCCTCGCCGGGCAGGACGCCCAGAGCCGCCGCGAGGACGAGCGCCTCCTCGCCCGCGCGGAGAGCACCCTCGCCGAACTCGGCGCCTACCGCCCCGCCCCCGCGCCCCTGCCTTCCCAAAGCGAGTGGGAGAGCGTGGTCGAGGGCGCGGCGGGCCCGGTCTCGGCCCTCGCCCGCAGCCGCCAGGACCTCCAGGCGGACCTCGACGCGGAGGCGTCCTACGGGGACGCGGTGCGGGCCCTGTCCAGGCTGGCCGGGGGACTCGACCGCAGCCGCCGCCTCAGCCTCGTGCCCTTCCTCCTCCAGCCCAGCGACAACCTCGGCGAACTCGACGCGGCGCTCAGAACGGCGCTCCCCGACCGCTACGCGTTGGCGACGGAGACGGTGGGGCAAAACCGCGTCGGCTTGATCGCCACCCTGCGCGCCGACCGCGACGCCGCCCGGGGCGCCCTGGGCCGGGTCCGTCTCGGCGAACTGAGGCTGCCGGGCCGCTTCGACGGGATGCCCCTCAGTGAGGCCGCCGCCGAGCTGGAGCGCATCCGGGAGGGCGGGGCCGAGCGGCAGCGCCGATTGAACGAGGACCGCGACCGCCTCGCGGGGGCGCACGGCCCGGTCCTGTTCGCCGTGCGCGACGCGCTGAAAGACCGGGTGGCGATCCACGACGTGCGCGCCGTGTCCGCCCGGGGCAAGTACAGCCTCGCCATGCAGGGCTACGTGCCCGCCGACCGGGTGCCCGCGCTGACGGCGGCGCTCGGCACCTTCGGCGACGCGGTGAGCTTCGAGCTGCACCCGGTGGACGAGCACCACGACGCTGGCGTGCCCGTGCAGCTCAAGAACAACTCCTACGTCCGGCCCTTCCAGGTCGTGATGGGGCTGATGAGCCTGCCGAAGTACGGGACCTTCGATCCCACCTGGGTGATCGCCGTGTTCTTCCCGCTGTTTTTCGGCATCATCATCGCCGACATCGGGTACGGGCTGCTCTTCCTCCTGTTCGGGCTGTGGCTGCTGGGCAAGGCCCGCCGGAACGAGGGCTGGGACCTGAGCTTTTTCGGGGCCTACGTGCCGCCCGCGACCCTGCGGAACCTGGGCTTCGTCACCAACGTGATGGCGGCTTGGTCCATCGTGTGGGGCTTCCTGACGGGCGAGTTCTTCGGCACGCTGCTCGAACACCTCCACTTCTTCTACATCAACCCCGAGTTGCTCAATAACCTGTGGGGCTGGACGGGCATCCGCTACCCGGAGGAGGGGTCGCACTCCGGCCTCATCCCGATCCTCTTTCCGCGACTGGAGACGAGCTACTTCTCGAACGTGGCGCTGGTGTTCGCGCTGCTCTTCGGCGTCCTTCAGGTGCTGTGGGGCTGGGGCATCCGCATCCAGCAGGGCCTCAAGCACCGCGACACGACCCACACCTGGGAGGGCATCGCCCTGTTCGGCGGGGTGGGCGCGCTGATCTGCCTGGCCTTCGCCACCCGCGCCGGGCAGGACTTCGGCCAGTTCACGAACTTCGCCAACCCCCTGGTGTGGCTGATGTACCTGGGCTTCGCCCTGTTTATCGTCGGCTACCTGCGGGTGCTGCGGCACTACCCGCTGCTGCCCATCGAGCTGCTCTCGCAGGGCGGCGCGGTCGTGAGCTACGCCCGTATCTTCGCCGTCGGGCTCGTCTCGGCGATTCTGGCGCGGCTGTGCACCGACGTGGGCTGGAGCCTTTTCGAGCGCATCGGCTTCCTGGGGCTGATCCTCGGAATCGTCCTGGGGGCGGTGCTGCACTTCTTCGTGCTGGCGCTGACCCTCATCGGTCACATCATCCAGCCGCTGCGTCTGCACATGGTCGAGTTTCTCAACCCGACCGGCTTCAACGCGGAGACCAGCCCGGCCTACAACCCCCTTCGCCGCCTCAGCCCCGCGAGCGGGCAGGCCAAATAA
- a CDS encoding V-type ATPase subunit subunit G family protein produces MDVSSRVLSELASREAALDAQIEAAREEARREVEAAEAEAARILRDAQTRAQAMQAESEAQLGTETARIREEARVQAEREAQATRERSSARVQQAAEQILRAVLP; encoded by the coding sequence TTGGACGTCTCCAGTCGAGTCTTGAGTGAGCTGGCGAGCCGAGAGGCGGCGCTGGACGCGCAGATCGAGGCGGCCCGCGAGGAAGCGAGGCGGGAGGTGGAAGCCGCCGAGGCCGAGGCGGCCCGCATCCTCCGTGACGCGCAGACGCGCGCGCAGGCGATGCAGGCCGAGAGCGAAGCCCAGCTTGGAACCGAGACTGCGCGCATCCGCGAGGAAGCCCGCGTGCAGGCCGAGCGGGAAGCCCAGGCCACCCGCGAGCGGTCGTCGGCACGGGTGCAGCAGGCCGCCGAGCAGATTCTGAGGGCGGTGCTGCCGTGA
- a CDS encoding ammonium transporter yields MRKTLPLLVLLGGAALAQAGTPTLNSGDTAWMLVSAALVLLMTPGLAFFYGGLTRAQSVLNTMMMSVVSIGLVGVLWMLAGYTLAFGEGGNALIGGLGNLGLEGLRDGLTGTIPTSVFAAFQAMFAIIALALISGAVVERMRFGAFILFGGLWSLLIYAPLAHWVWSADGWLFRLGALDFAGGTVIHIAAGVSALVAAFVLGPRIGYPRTAHVPHNVPFVLLGAGLLWFGWMGFNAGSALSAGQTAGLAFITTLIAPAAALLTWLAWESRRNGKPTAVGAATGLVVGLVAITPACAFVSPWAALVVGALGATASFWAVQYKQRLGADDSLDVFACHGVAGIVGALLTGALAWTTAQGKPVGEQLLIQALGVLASVVFTGLGSLILLRLVGLLTPLRVPASQEVAGIDISAHSEQGYSENETGLGAPVFLGGD; encoded by the coding sequence ATGCGAAAGACCCTCCCCCTGCTCGTGCTCCTCGGCGGCGCGGCCCTCGCCCAGGCCGGGACCCCCACGCTGAACTCCGGCGATACCGCCTGGATGCTCGTCTCGGCGGCCCTCGTGCTCCTGATGACCCCGGGCCTCGCCTTCTTCTACGGCGGCCTGACCCGCGCCCAGAGCGTGTTGAACACCATGATGATGAGCGTCGTCTCCATCGGCCTCGTCGGCGTCCTGTGGATGCTCGCGGGGTATACCCTCGCCTTCGGGGAGGGCGGCAACGCCTTGATCGGCGGCCTGGGCAACCTGGGGCTGGAGGGACTGCGAGACGGCCTGACCGGCACCATCCCCACCTCCGTCTTCGCGGCCTTCCAGGCGATGTTCGCCATCATCGCGCTCGCGCTGATCAGCGGCGCGGTCGTCGAGCGGATGCGCTTCGGGGCCTTCATCCTCTTCGGCGGACTCTGGAGCCTCTTGATCTACGCGCCGCTCGCCCACTGGGTCTGGAGCGCGGACGGCTGGCTCTTCCGGCTCGGGGCTCTGGACTTCGCGGGCGGCACGGTCATCCACATCGCGGCGGGCGTCTCGGCGCTGGTCGCGGCGTTCGTGCTCGGGCCGCGCATCGGCTACCCGCGCACGGCGCACGTGCCGCACAACGTCCCCTTCGTCCTGCTGGGCGCCGGGCTGCTGTGGTTCGGCTGGATGGGCTTCAACGCGGGGAGTGCCCTGAGCGCCGGGCAGACCGCCGGGCTCGCCTTCATCACCACCCTGATCGCCCCCGCCGCCGCCCTGCTGACCTGGCTCGCCTGGGAAAGCCGCCGCAACGGCAAACCCACCGCCGTCGGCGCCGCCACCGGGCTGGTCGTCGGCCTCGTCGCCATCACCCCCGCCTGCGCCTTCGTGAGCCCCTGGGCCGCCCTCGTCGTGGGGGCGCTGGGAGCCACCGCGAGCTTCTGGGCCGTGCAGTACAAACAGCGACTGGGCGCCGACGACTCGCTCGACGTGTTCGCCTGCCACGGGGTCGCCGGAATCGTCGGTGCCCTGCTGACCGGGGCCCTCGCCTGGACGACCGCTCAAGGCAAGCCCGTCGGCGAGCAGCTCCTGATCCAGGCCCTCGGCGTGCTCGCCAGCGTGGTCTTTACGGGGCTCGGCTCCCTGATCCTGCTCCGGCTCGTCGGCCTGCTGACCCCCCTGCGCGTGCCCGCCAGCCAGGAGGTCGCCGGGATCGATATCAGCGCCCACAGCGAGCAGGGCTACTCCGAAAACGAGACCGGCCTCGGCGCCCCCGTCTTCCTGGGCGGCGACTGA
- the pth gene encoding aminoacyl-tRNA hydrolase, which yields MRLVVGLGNPGPNYARTRHNVGWLVVDEVARRWGAVWRKEKDAEVAEVRVGPAPGARVLLVKPQTFMNTSGKAVGPLVSFYRLEPDAMLVVQDDLDSPFGLLKFRLGGRHGGQNGVRDIIRVLGTDAFPRLKVGISRPPAGWDPADWVLSRWREEEAGTLAQLVRLGADAVETWAGHGLVEAQGRFNGTDLRPKPEPSPEPERSV from the coding sequence GTGCGCCTCGTCGTGGGCCTGGGCAATCCGGGGCCGAACTACGCCCGCACCCGCCACAACGTCGGCTGGCTCGTCGTGGACGAGGTGGCCCGCCGCTGGGGAGCGGTATGGCGCAAGGAGAAAGACGCCGAGGTCGCCGAGGTTCGCGTCGGTCCGGCCCCCGGCGCCCGCGTCCTGCTCGTCAAGCCGCAGACCTTTATGAACACGTCGGGCAAGGCGGTGGGGCCGCTCGTCTCCTTTTACAGGCTGGAGCCGGACGCGATGCTCGTCGTGCAGGACGATTTGGATAGCCCCTTCGGCCTGCTGAAGTTCCGGCTGGGCGGACGGCACGGCGGGCAGAACGGGGTGCGCGACATCATCCGGGTCCTGGGCACCGACGCCTTCCCGCGCCTGAAGGTCGGCATCTCGCGCCCCCCGGCGGGGTGGGACCCGGCGGACTGGGTGCTGAGCCGGTGGCGCGAGGAGGAGGCGGGCACCCTCGCCCAACTCGTGCGGCTGGGGGCGGACGCGGTGGAAACCTGGGCCGGGCACGGGCTGGTGGAGGCGCAGGGCCGCTTCAACGGCACCGACCTGCGCCCGAAGCCGGAGCCGTCCCCCGAACCGGAACGCAGCGTGTAG
- a CDS encoding DNA topoisomerase IB, with protein MPSRTELLQDEYLRREGNDPKAFRYFWPDGEEYTDEEGTLRIAALAVPPAYEGVFVSPDPDAELQAFGRDAAGRLQYRYHPDFMQAGALKKWQRLTRFADALPTLRMVTASDLRLSGLPRRKVLALMTRLLHVAHFRVGSDAYARAHKTYGLSTLRQRHVKVEGGTVTFTFRGKHGVHQHRVIRDRTLAANIARLLELPGPWLFQSVEEDGTRLRVRAPDLNAYLREVVGPFTAKDFRTWGGTLVAAEFLAEAGAPESERQARKTLVECVKFVAEDLGNTPAVTRGSYICPVIFDRYQEGKVLDDYEPRAGRTEPDLEGLTRAEAALKRMLESEKTLRTPRTRRRRKEQAEAA; from the coding sequence ATGCCCTCCCGCACCGAACTCCTCCAAGACGAGTACCTGCGCCGCGAGGGGAACGACCCCAAAGCCTTCCGCTACTTCTGGCCCGACGGGGAAGAGTACACGGACGAGGAGGGCACCCTTCGCATCGCCGCCCTCGCCGTGCCCCCCGCCTACGAGGGCGTGTTCGTCTCCCCTGACCCCGACGCCGAGTTGCAGGCGTTTGGGCGGGACGCCGCTGGGCGGCTCCAGTACCGCTACCACCCCGATTTCATGCAGGCGGGGGCGCTCAAGAAGTGGCAGCGGCTCACGCGCTTCGCCGACGCGCTGCCGACCCTGCGGATGGTGACGGCCTCGGACCTGCGCCTCTCCGGCCTGCCCCGGCGCAAAGTGCTGGCGCTGATGACCCGCCTGCTGCACGTCGCCCACTTCCGGGTGGGGAGCGACGCCTACGCGCGGGCGCACAAGACCTACGGCCTCTCCACCCTGCGCCAGCGCCACGTCAAGGTGGAGGGCGGAACCGTGACCTTCACCTTCCGGGGCAAGCACGGGGTTCACCAGCACCGGGTCATCCGCGACCGCACCCTGGCCGCCAACATCGCGCGGCTCCTCGAACTGCCCGGCCCCTGGCTCTTTCAGAGCGTGGAGGAGGACGGCACCCGCCTGCGCGTGAGGGCCCCCGACCTCAACGCCTATCTGCGCGAGGTGGTCGGCCCCTTCACCGCCAAGGACTTCCGCACCTGGGGCGGCACCCTCGTCGCCGCCGAATTCCTGGCCGAGGCGGGAGCGCCGGAGAGCGAGCGCCAGGCCCGCAAGACGCTGGTGGAGTGCGTGAAGTTCGTCGCCGAGGACCTGGGGAACACGCCCGCCGTCACGCGCGGCAGCTACATCTGCCCCGTCATCTTCGACCGTTACCAGGAGGGCAAGGTCCTCGACGACTACGAGCCGCGGGCAGGCCGCACCGAGCCCGACCTGGAGGGCCTGACCCGCGCCGAGGCCGCCCTGAAGCGGATGCTGGAGAGCGAGAAGACCCTCAGGACGCCGAGGACGAGGCGGCGGAGGAAGGAGCAGGCGGAGGCGGCTTGA
- a CDS encoding P-II family nitrogen regulator, which yields MRLITAVVRPERVQQVKEALFQAGISGITLSRVSGHGGEQEVVEHYRGTRVMVEFREKVEFRMAVSEPFVEVAIRAICQGARTGEVGDGKIFVQPLERVVRIRTGEEDNAALTPVTEKKLAPGVPV from the coding sequence ATGCGGCTGATCACGGCGGTCGTGCGCCCGGAGCGGGTGCAGCAGGTCAAGGAGGCCCTCTTCCAGGCGGGCATCAGCGGCATCACCCTCAGCCGGGTGTCGGGACACGGCGGCGAGCAGGAGGTCGTGGAGCACTACCGGGGCACGCGGGTGATGGTGGAATTCCGCGAGAAGGTGGAGTTCCGCATGGCGGTGTCCGAGCCCTTCGTGGAGGTCGCCATCCGCGCGATCTGCCAGGGCGCGCGCACGGGCGAGGTGGGCGACGGCAAAATTTTCGTGCAGCCCCTGGAGCGCGTGGTCCGCATCCGCACTGGCGAAGAGGACAACGCCGCCCTGACCCCCGTCACCGAGAAGAAGCTCGCGCCGGGCGTCCCGGTCTAA
- a CDS encoding M42 family metallopeptidase: MTTTELRLDVLRQLSNLNGVPGYEDAVRDFVLRELEGLTDEVRVDPLGNVIALRRGREDAAEGRERVMLSAHMDEIGFLVRFVDDRGFLRVQPVGGFDNRNLFARNVTVQTRGGALPGILTPGGKPIHISSPEDRKKVPEIAEFFVDLGLDADEVRRQVRVGDMVTLDQTARQMGKLTVGKAMDDRACVFLQLELLRSFQGTRPRHDVVAVFSVQEEVGLRGAGVAAYGAEPTLGIGLDVTLAVDTPGVPTEEAVTRLGEGIGIKVFDSSMISTRRLVDEFADLAGREGIPHQLEVLPLGGTDGAAIQLSRAGVPSITLSVPTRYIHTVVEAVHEDDLRAGLALLVAYLG; the protein is encoded by the coding sequence ATGACCACAACCGAACTGCGGCTGGACGTCCTCCGTCAGCTCTCGAACCTGAACGGCGTGCCCGGGTACGAGGACGCCGTGCGCGACTTCGTATTGCGCGAGCTGGAGGGCCTGACCGACGAGGTGCGGGTGGACCCGCTGGGCAACGTGATCGCCCTGCGCCGGGGGCGGGAGGACGCCGCCGAGGGCCGCGAGCGGGTGATGCTCAGCGCCCACATGGACGAGATCGGCTTCCTGGTGCGCTTCGTGGACGACCGCGGCTTTCTGCGGGTGCAGCCGGTCGGCGGCTTCGACAACCGCAACCTCTTCGCCCGCAACGTGACGGTGCAGACGCGCGGCGGCGCCCTGCCCGGGATTCTGACGCCCGGCGGCAAACCCATCCACATCTCCTCGCCGGAGGACCGCAAGAAGGTGCCCGAGATCGCCGAGTTCTTCGTGGACCTCGGGCTGGATGCGGACGAGGTGCGGCGCCAGGTCCGCGTCGGCGACATGGTGACGCTCGACCAGACGGCCCGGCAGATGGGCAAGCTCACGGTGGGCAAGGCGATGGACGACCGCGCCTGCGTCTTCCTGCAACTGGAGCTGCTGCGTTCCTTCCAGGGCACCCGCCCCCGGCACGACGTGGTGGCCGTCTTCAGCGTGCAGGAAGAGGTGGGGCTGCGCGGCGCGGGCGTGGCCGCCTACGGGGCGGAACCGACGCTGGGCATCGGCCTGGACGTGACGCTGGCGGTGGACACCCCCGGCGTGCCCACGGAAGAAGCCGTGACCCGGCTGGGCGAGGGCATCGGCATCAAGGTCTTCGACTCCTCCATGATCTCGACCCGGCGCCTGGTGGACGAGTTCGCGGACCTCGCGGGGCGCGAGGGCATCCCCCACCAGCTCGAAGTGCTGCCGCTGGGGGGCACGGACGGCGCCGCCATCCAGCTCTCGCGCGCGGGCGTGCCCAGCATCACCCTCAGCGTGCCCACCCGCTATATCCACACCGTCGTCGAGGCCGTTCACGAGGACGACCTGCGCGCGGGCCTCGCCCTGCTCGTCGCCTACCTGGGTTGA
- the carA gene encoding glutamine-hydrolyzing carbamoyl-phosphate synthase small subunit, giving the protein MIRKERAILALEDGTVYRGYAFGHRGETVGEVVFNTSMTGYQEIMTDPSYNGQIVTITYPHVGNYGVAIYDMESNKPYVRGFISREFSGEYSNHRAQQSLEAFMQQYGVVSIQGIDTRALVRRLRSGGVVKGVIAHRSYTHPEDPYGEFSPAEEQVYVGRARDHQDIDGHDMTREVTTSLPYAFPTLRHGKRVVLMDFGIKHTIIERLAEVGIEPIVVPAHTTPAQIMALQPHGLFLSNGPGDPAPLEYAHKTAWELMGLLPTFGICLGHQILGLAAGGQTFKMKFGHRGGNQPVKNLLTGNVEITSQNHGYAVDIASIPNGAFVATHVNLNDGTLEGMAHSRYPVFSVQYHPEASPGPHDSRYLFDRFIEEIDAFDGTSGTPVEKATSGRLGV; this is encoded by the coding sequence ATGATCAGAAAAGAACGCGCCATCCTTGCCCTCGAAGACGGCACCGTGTACCGCGGCTACGCCTTCGGGCACCGCGGTGAGACGGTCGGCGAGGTGGTGTTCAACACCTCCATGACGGGGTACCAGGAGATCATGACCGATCCCTCGTACAACGGGCAGATCGTGACCATCACCTACCCGCACGTCGGGAACTACGGGGTGGCGATCTACGACATGGAGAGCAACAAGCCCTACGTGCGCGGCTTCATCTCCCGCGAGTTCTCCGGCGAGTATTCCAACCACCGCGCCCAGCAGTCGCTGGAAGCCTTCATGCAGCAGTACGGCGTGGTGAGCATCCAGGGCATCGACACCCGCGCGCTCGTGCGGCGGTTGCGGTCGGGCGGCGTGGTCAAGGGCGTGATCGCGCACCGCTCGTACACCCACCCGGAGGACCCCTACGGCGAGTTCTCGCCCGCCGAGGAGCAGGTCTATGTGGGGCGGGCGCGTGACCACCAGGACATCGACGGGCACGACATGACCCGCGAGGTCACGACCTCCCTGCCCTACGCCTTCCCGACCCTGCGGCACGGCAAGCGCGTCGTGCTGATGGACTTCGGGATCAAGCACACCATCATCGAGCGGCTGGCGGAGGTGGGCATCGAGCCCATTGTCGTGCCCGCGCACACCACCCCGGCGCAGATCATGGCCCTGCAACCGCACGGCCTCTTCCTCAGCAACGGCCCCGGCGACCCGGCCCCGCTGGAGTACGCGCACAAGACCGCCTGGGAGTTGATGGGCCTGCTGCCTACCTTCGGCATCTGCCTGGGGCACCAGATTCTGGGGCTGGCGGCGGGCGGACAGACCTTCAAGATGAAGTTCGGGCACCGGGGGGGGAACCAGCCCGTCAAGAACCTGCTGACCGGGAACGTGGAGATCACCTCCCAGAACCACGGGTACGCGGTGGACATCGCGTCGATCCCGAATGGCGCCTTCGTCGCCACGCACGTCAACCTCAACGACGGCACGCTGGAGGGCATGGCGCACAGCCGTTACCCCGTCTTCTCGGTGCAGTACCACCCGGAGGCGAGCCCGGGGCCGCACGACAGCCGCTACCTCTTCGACCGCTTCATCGAGGAGATCGACGCCTTCGACGGGACGAGCGGCACGCCGGTCGAGAAGGCGACCTCGGGGCGGCTGGGCGTCTGA
- a CDS encoding N-acetyltransferase has translation MTLLSLDSIAVPDLHPQAPLSTRKARLSDIDAIHELIGYWAARGLMLVRSKALLAETIRDFHLVLAEPHGGRPGGLAGVCGLHMLAPDLAEVRGLAIHPNMQGRGLGKQLVEACEREAREIALPALFAWTYQQGFFEKCGFARIEKTNLHPKVWSECQRCAFFENCNEIAMYKELG, from the coding sequence ATGACCCTCCTTTCCCTCGACTCCATCGCCGTTCCCGACCTGCACCCGCAGGCGCCGCTGAGCACACGGAAAGCCCGCCTCTCGGACATCGACGCCATCCACGAGCTGATCGGCTACTGGGCGGCGCGCGGGCTGATGTTGGTGCGCTCCAAAGCTCTCCTCGCCGAGACTATCCGCGACTTCCACCTCGTCCTCGCCGAGCCTCACGGGGGCAGGCCGGGCGGGCTCGCGGGCGTCTGCGGCCTGCACATGCTCGCGCCCGACCTCGCGGAGGTGCGCGGCCTCGCCATCCATCCCAACATGCAGGGGCGGGGGCTGGGCAAACAACTCGTCGAGGCCTGTGAGCGGGAGGCGCGCGAGATCGCCCTGCCCGCCCTTTTCGCGTGGACGTACCAGCAGGGCTTTTTCGAGAAGTGCGGCTTCGCGCGGATCGAGAAGACGAACCTGCACCCGAAGGTCTGGAGCGAGTGCCAGCGGTGCGCGTTCTTCGAGAATTGCAATGAGATAGCGATGTACAAGGAGCTGGGGTGA
- a CDS encoding DoxX family protein: MRSARPPTSWARTLARLLLGGGLILAGVGHLTTLRQEFRAQVPTWLPLDPDFVVLASGVVEIVLGTSLLALPRQRVAVGWVVAAFFVAVFPGNVSQYLTRTDAFGLNSDGARLTRLFFQPLLVVWALWSTGAWPGRRQDQGR; this comes from the coding sequence TTGAGAAGCGCCCGGCCCCCGACCTCCTGGGCCCGCACGCTGGCCCGCCTCCTGCTGGGTGGGGGGCTGATCCTGGCGGGCGTGGGGCACCTGACGACCCTTCGGCAGGAGTTTCGGGCCCAGGTGCCGACGTGGCTGCCGCTGGACCCTGACTTCGTGGTGCTGGCCTCCGGCGTCGTGGAGATCGTGCTGGGCACGTCCCTGCTCGCCCTGCCGCGCCAGCGGGTGGCCGTGGGCTGGGTGGTGGCCGCCTTTTTCGTCGCCGTCTTTCCCGGCAACGTCTCGCAGTACCTCACGCGCACCGACGCCTTCGGGCTGAACTCCGATGGGGCGCGGCTGACCCGCCTCTTCTTCCAGCCGCTGCTGGTGGTGTGGGCGCTGTGGTCCACCGGGGCGTGGCCGGGGCGGCGTCAGGATCAGGGCAGGTAG
- a CDS encoding DUF427 domain-containing protein: MLRPHPIPPGPGQESVWDYPRPPRLERTPARLELWLGGVKVADTTDGYRVLETSHPPTYYLPPGAFLPGVLTPAGGGSVCEWKGEATYWTLRAGGKTAEGAAWSYGRPTPAFAPMAGYVAVYAGRVDECRVDGERVTPQPGGFYGGWITPNVVGPFKGEPGTLGW; encoded by the coding sequence ATGCTGCGCCCCCACCCCATTCCCCCCGGTCCCGGCCAGGAAAGCGTCTGGGACTACCCGCGCCCGCCCCGGCTGGAGCGCACGCCCGCCCGGCTCGAACTCTGGCTCGGCGGGGTGAAGGTTGCCGACACGACCGATGGCTACCGGGTGCTGGAGACGAGCCACCCACCGACCTATTACCTGCCGCCCGGGGCCTTCCTCCCCGGCGTGCTGACCCCGGCGGGCGGCGGCAGCGTCTGCGAGTGGAAGGGGGAGGCGACATACTGGACTCTGCGGGCGGGAGGGAAGACGGCGGAAGGCGCGGCGTGGAGTTACGGGCGGCCCACTCCCGCCTTCGCGCCGATGGCCGGGTACGTGGCCGTCTACGCGGGGCGGGTGGACGAGTGCCGGGTGGACGGCGAGCGCGTGACGCCGCAGCCGGGCGGCTTCTACGGCGGGTGGATCACGCCCAACGTGGTGGGGCCGTTCAAGGGGGAGCCGGGAACGCTGGGCTGGTAG